Proteins from one Ranitomeya variabilis isolate aRanVar5 chromosome 1, aRanVar5.hap1, whole genome shotgun sequence genomic window:
- the LOC143797341 gene encoding olfactory receptor 6N1-like, translating to MEYENFNSTFSEFTMIGMLKMGHFWPLFFMVLLIIYILTFFGNVSISLLILADRHLQTPMYIFIAMLSFLEILFTNVTIPFMLMCIWRGKVQIKFHHCMLQMYLLHSLGITENYLLNVMAYDRMVAICDPLRYYAIMTSKHCTILVSSCWLLGFTSPIVHLISVLKLPFCGPNSIDHLFCDLSPLLKLACTDTSFTFILNFLISLCIISFTFFFISITYVKIIITILKMSSRDGRKKAFSTCASHLTIVLLFYGSLAFIYFRPQVDYIPEYDKLVAINYSVFIPFLNPMIYSFRNKEVKNALKKLLKIKKSGLQDLSLSINLSR from the coding sequence ATGGAATACGAGAACTTTAATTCAACGTTTTCTGAATTCACAATGATAGGAATGTTGAAGATGGGCCATTTTTGGCCGTTGTTCTTCATGGTCTTATTAATTATTTATATTCTTACCTTCTTTGGAAATGTGTCAATATCATTATTGATTCTGGCTGACAGACATCTCCAGACACCAATGTACATTTTCATTGCCATGTTGTCCTTCCTTGAAATATTATTCACAAACGTCACAATTCCTTTTATGCTAATGTGTATTTGGAGAGGCAAGGTACAAATCAAGTTTCATCATTGTATGCTGCAGATGTATCTCTTACACTCATTGGGTATTACGGAGAACTACTTACTGAATGTCATGGCTTATGATCGTATGGTGGCTATCTGTGACCCGCTTCGTTACTACGCTATAATGACGTCTAAGCATTGCACAATTTTAGTTTCTAGTTGTTGGCTTCTTGGGTTCACAAGTCCCATTGTCCATCTTATATCAGTCTTAAAGTTACCTTTCTGTGGTCCCAATTCCATCGACCATCTATTTTGTGATTTATCTCCACTCTTGAAGTTGGCTTGTACTGATACTTCTTTTACCTTCATTCTCAACTTTTTGATTAGTCTCTGTATCATCAGTTTTACCTTTTTCTTTATTAGCATAACATACGTAAAGATAATAATCACTATTCTGAAAATGAGCAGTAGGGATGGTCGTAAGAAGGCCTTTTCTACTTGTGCTTCTCATCTTACAATAGTCCTTCTCTTTTATGGCAGTCTAGCTTTCATTTATTTTAGACCCCAAGTGGATTATATTCCGGAATATGATAAATTAGTGGCAATCAATTATTCTGTGTTCATCCCATTCTTAAATCCCATGATCTACAGTTTCCGAAACAAAGAAGTTAAAAACGCCTTAAAAAAGCTCctgaaaataaagaaaagtggactACAAGATTTATCTCTTTCCATTAATCTATCACGATAA